A genomic window from Streptomyces brevispora includes:
- a CDS encoding peptide ABC transporter substrate-binding protein, whose amino-acid sequence MRGATTVKWAACAVAVALAATACGGGSSGGGGGADGIVSSSWGDPQNPLEPANTNEVQGGKVLDMIFRGLKKYDPKTGAASNMLAEKIDSTDNQNFTVTVKDGWTFSNGEKITAKSFVDAWNYGALLKNNQKNAYFFGYIDGYDKVHPDTGTASAATLSGLKLVNDRTFSVKLSQKFSLWPDTLGYPAFAPLPKAFYTDHAAWVSKPIGNGPYTIDKYAKGSSMSLRKWDKYPGDDKAQNGGIDLKVYTDNNTAYTDLTAGNLDLVDDVPASQLKNVKADLGDRYINTPAGIIQTLAFPFYDKAWDTPGGIKVRQGLSMAINREQITDQIFRKTRTPASDWTSPVLGADGGFKKGLCGKECTYDAAEAKKMIQDGGGIPGGQLKISYNADTGSHKEWVDAVCNSINKVMGNNKACVGAPIGTFADFRSQVSQQKLHSPWRAGWQMDYPLIQNFLQPVYYTNASSNDGKWNNKQFDDLVNKANAESDKAKAVSTFQDAEKVMVEQMPVIPLWYQNGSAGYSDRVTNVSLNQFSVPVYEQIKVK is encoded by the coding sequence ATGCGCGGAGCCACAACCGTCAAGTGGGCCGCATGTGCGGTGGCCGTCGCCCTGGCGGCGACTGCCTGCGGCGGAGGGAGCAGCGGTGGTGGCGGTGGCGCCGATGGGATCGTGAGTTCCTCATGGGGCGACCCGCAGAACCCGTTGGAGCCCGCCAACACCAACGAGGTGCAGGGCGGCAAGGTCCTCGACATGATCTTCCGGGGGCTCAAGAAGTACGACCCGAAGACCGGCGCGGCCTCGAACATGCTCGCCGAGAAGATCGACTCCACGGACAACCAGAACTTCACGGTCACCGTGAAGGACGGCTGGACCTTCAGCAACGGCGAGAAGATCACCGCGAAGTCGTTCGTGGACGCCTGGAACTACGGTGCCCTGCTGAAGAACAACCAGAAGAACGCCTACTTCTTCGGTTACATCGACGGATACGACAAGGTCCACCCCGATACCGGCACGGCGTCCGCGGCCACGCTCTCCGGCCTCAAGCTGGTGAACGACAGGACCTTCTCGGTCAAGCTGTCGCAGAAGTTCTCCCTCTGGCCCGACACCCTCGGCTACCCGGCCTTCGCCCCGCTGCCCAAGGCCTTCTACACCGACCACGCCGCCTGGGTGTCCAAGCCGATCGGCAACGGCCCGTACACCATCGACAAGTACGCCAAGGGCTCCTCGATGAGCCTGCGCAAGTGGGACAAGTACCCCGGTGACGACAAGGCGCAGAACGGCGGCATCGACCTCAAGGTCTACACCGACAACAACACCGCCTACACCGACCTGACGGCCGGCAACCTCGACCTCGTCGACGACGTGCCCGCCTCGCAGCTCAAGAATGTCAAGGCGGACCTCGGCGACCGCTACATCAACACCCCGGCCGGCATCATCCAGACCCTCGCCTTCCCCTTCTACGACAAGGCGTGGGACACCCCCGGCGGGATCAAGGTCCGCCAGGGCCTGTCGATGGCGATCAACCGCGAGCAGATCACCGACCAGATCTTCCGGAAGACCCGCACCCCGGCCTCCGACTGGACCTCCCCGGTCCTCGGCGCCGACGGCGGCTTCAAGAAGGGCCTCTGCGGCAAGGAGTGCACCTACGACGCGGCCGAGGCCAAGAAGATGATCCAGGACGGCGGCGGCATCCCGGGCGGTCAGCTCAAGATCTCGTACAACGCGGACACCGGCTCGCACAAGGAATGGGTCGACGCCGTCTGCAACAGCATCAACAAGGTGATGGGCAACAACAAGGCGTGCGTGGGCGCCCCGATCGGTACCTTCGCCGACTTCCGCAGCCAGGTCTCGCAGCAGAAACTGCACAGCCCCTGGCGCGCGGGCTGGCAGATGGACTACCCGCTGATCCAGAACTTCCTGCAGCCCGTCTACTACACCAACGCCTCGTCCAACGACGGCAAGTGGAACAACAAGCAGTTCGACGACCTCGTCAACAAGGCCAACGCCGAGTCCGACAAGGCCAAGGCCGTCTCCACGTTCCAGGACGCGGAGAAGGTCATGGTCGAGCAGATGCCCGTCATCCCGCTCTGGTACCAGAACGGCAGCGCCGGCTACTCGGACAGGGTCACCAACGTGTCGTTGAACCAGTTCAGCGTCCCGGTGTACGAGCAGATCAAGGTCAAGTGA
- a CDS encoding ABC transporter permease, translating to MGRYVIRRLLQMIPVFFGTTLLIFLMVNVMGDPIAGLCGDRQCDPATAAQLRSEFGLDKPVWQQYLTYMGNVFTGDFGTAFNGQKVTELMGTAFPITIRLTLVALFFEIVIGISLGVVTGLRRGRPVDTTVLILTLVVISIPTFVTGLLLQLLLGVQWGIIKPSVSSEAPINELIIPGLVVASVSLAYVTRLTRTSIAENARADYVRTAVAKGLPGRRVIIRHLLRNSLIPVVTFIGTDVGALMGGAIVTERIFNIHGVGYQLYQGILRQNSQTVVGFVTVLVLVFLAANLIVDLLYAVLDPRIRYA from the coding sequence ATGGGACGTTATGTGATCCGGCGGCTGCTGCAGATGATCCCGGTCTTCTTCGGCACCACGCTGTTGATCTTCCTCATGGTGAACGTGATGGGTGACCCCATCGCGGGTCTCTGCGGCGACCGCCAGTGCGACCCGGCCACCGCCGCCCAACTCCGTTCGGAATTCGGCCTCGACAAGCCGGTGTGGCAGCAATACCTCACCTACATGGGCAACGTCTTCACCGGCGACTTCGGCACCGCGTTCAACGGGCAGAAGGTCACCGAGCTGATGGGCACGGCCTTCCCCATCACCATCCGCCTCACCCTCGTGGCGCTCTTCTTCGAGATCGTCATCGGCATCAGCCTCGGTGTCGTGACCGGACTGCGCCGCGGCCGCCCCGTCGACACCACCGTGCTGATCCTGACCCTGGTCGTCATCTCCATCCCGACCTTCGTCACCGGTCTGCTGCTCCAGCTCCTGCTCGGCGTGCAGTGGGGCATCATCAAACCGTCGGTCTCCTCGGAGGCCCCGATCAACGAGCTGATCATCCCGGGGCTCGTGGTCGCCTCCGTGTCACTGGCCTACGTCACCCGGCTCACCCGGACCTCGATCGCGGAGAACGCCCGCGCCGACTACGTCCGTACGGCGGTCGCCAAGGGACTGCCCGGCCGCCGGGTGATCATCCGGCACCTGCTGCGCAACTCGCTGATCCCCGTCGTCACCTTCATCGGCACGGACGTGGGCGCCCTGATGGGCGGGGCGATCGTCACGGAGCGGATCTTCAACATCCACGGCGTCGGCTACCAGCTCTACCAGGGCATCCTGCGCCAGAACTCGCAGACCGTCGTCGGGTTCGTCACCGTCCTGGTCCTCGTCTTCCTGGCGGCGAACCTGATCGTCGACCTGCTGTACGCCGTACTCGACCCGAGGATCCGCTATGCCTGA
- a CDS encoding ABC transporter permease, which produces MPEQTPDEAISAAGAGGAMDLALEEGTTLEKTPGGPEGTGPGTKPQSLWSDAWHDLRRNPVFIISALIILFLVVISIWPQLIASGDPLDCDLGKSQQGSQPGHPFGYDGQGCDVYTRVVYGARNSVTVGICSTIGVSLIGSILGGLAGFFGSWWDAILSRLTDVFFGIPVVLGGLVFLSVVTSSTVWPVIGFIVLLGWPQIARIARGSVITAKHNDYVQAARALGASNGRMMLRHIAPNAIAPVIVVATIALGTYISLEATLSFLGVGLKPPAVSWGIDISAASQYIRNAPHMLLWPAGALAVTVLAFIMLGDAVRDALDPKLR; this is translated from the coding sequence ATGCCTGAGCAGACACCGGACGAGGCGATCTCGGCGGCCGGAGCCGGCGGAGCGATGGATCTCGCACTGGAAGAGGGCACCACCCTGGAGAAGACCCCCGGCGGCCCCGAGGGCACGGGTCCGGGCACCAAGCCGCAGAGTCTGTGGTCCGACGCCTGGCACGATCTGCGCCGCAACCCCGTCTTCATCATCTCCGCGCTGATCATCCTCTTCCTGGTCGTCATCTCGATCTGGCCGCAGCTCATCGCGTCCGGCGACCCGCTCGACTGCGACCTCGGCAAGTCCCAGCAGGGCTCCCAGCCGGGCCACCCCTTCGGGTACGACGGACAGGGCTGCGACGTCTACACGCGTGTCGTGTACGGCGCCCGCAACTCCGTGACCGTGGGCATCTGCTCCACCATCGGCGTCTCCCTGATCGGCAGCATCCTCGGCGGCCTCGCCGGCTTCTTCGGCAGCTGGTGGGACGCGATCCTGTCCCGGCTCACCGACGTCTTCTTCGGCATCCCGGTCGTCCTCGGCGGCCTGGTCTTCCTCTCCGTGGTGACCAGCTCCACCGTCTGGCCGGTGATCGGCTTCATCGTGCTGCTGGGCTGGCCGCAGATCGCCCGCATCGCCCGCGGCTCCGTCATCACCGCCAAGCACAACGACTACGTCCAGGCGGCCCGGGCACTCGGCGCCTCCAACGGGCGGATGATGCTCCGCCACATCGCACCCAACGCCATCGCCCCGGTGATCGTCGTCGCCACCATCGCGCTCGGCACGTACATCTCCCTGGAGGCGACCCTGTCGTTCCTCGGCGTCGGCCTGAAGCCACCGGCCGTCTCCTGGGGCATCGACATCTCCGCCGCGTCCCAGTACATCCGCAACGCCCCGCACATGCTCCTCTGGCCGGCCGGCGCGCTGGCGGTCACCGTGCTCGCGTTCATCATGCTCGGCGACGCGGTGCGCGACGCCCTCGACCCCAAGCTGCGCTGA
- a CDS encoding ABC transporter ATP-binding protein, with protein sequence MLLEVRDLHVEFHTRDGVAKAVNGVNYSVSEGETLAVLGESGSGKSVTAQAIMGILDMPPGRISGGEILFKDRDLLKLKKEERRKIRGREMAMIFQDALSSLNPVLTVGEQLGEMFVVHRGLSRKAAKARAVELMDRVRIPAAKERVGNYPHQFSGGMRQRIMIAMALALEPSLIIADEPTTALDVTVQAQVMDLLAELQRELNMGLILITHDLGVVADVADKIAVMYAGRIVETSPVHDIYKAPAHPYTKGLLRSIPRLDQKGQELYAIKGLPPNLLHIPAGCAFNPRCPMAQDVCRTDVPPLFDVAENRQSACYFWKETLDER encoded by the coding sequence ATGTTGCTCGAAGTACGCGATCTGCACGTGGAGTTCCACACCCGGGACGGGGTCGCCAAGGCCGTCAACGGGGTCAACTACTCGGTGTCCGAGGGCGAGACGCTCGCCGTGCTCGGCGAGTCCGGCTCCGGCAAGTCGGTCACCGCACAGGCCATCATGGGCATCCTCGACATGCCGCCGGGAAGGATCAGCGGCGGCGAGATCCTCTTCAAGGACCGCGACCTGCTGAAGCTCAAGAAGGAGGAGCGCCGGAAGATCCGCGGCCGGGAGATGGCCATGATCTTCCAGGACGCGCTCTCCTCCCTCAACCCCGTACTGACGGTGGGCGAGCAGCTCGGCGAGATGTTCGTGGTGCACCGGGGCCTGTCCCGCAAGGCCGCGAAGGCCAGGGCCGTCGAGCTGATGGACCGGGTCCGGATCCCGGCCGCCAAGGAACGCGTCGGCAACTACCCGCACCAGTTCTCCGGCGGCATGCGCCAGCGCATCATGATCGCCATGGCGCTGGCCCTGGAACCCTCACTGATCATCGCGGACGAGCCCACCACCGCCCTCGACGTCACCGTCCAGGCCCAGGTCATGGACCTGCTCGCGGAGCTCCAGCGCGAACTGAACATGGGCCTGATCCTGATCACCCACGACCTGGGCGTCGTCGCCGACGTCGCCGACAAGATCGCCGTGATGTACGCGGGGCGCATCGTCGAGACCTCACCGGTCCACGACATCTACAAGGCGCCCGCACACCCGTACACCAAGGGCCTGCTCCGCTCGATCCCGCGCCTGGACCAGAAGGGCCAGGAGCTCTACGCGATCAAGGGGCTGCCGCCCAACCTGCTGCACATCCCGGCCGGCTGCGCCTTCAACCCGCGCTGCCCGATGGCCCAGGACGTCTGCCGCACCGACGTACCGCCGTTGTTCGACGTGGCCGAGAACCGTCAGAGCGCCTGCTACTTCTGGAAGGAGACGCTCGATGAACGCTGA
- a CDS encoding ABC transporter ATP-binding protein, with the protein MNADHSGRGEAREEGGAARHPLATSRETTGARTGGEPILEVRDLVKHYPLTQGIVIKKQIGAVKAVDGVSFDLAAGETLGIVGESGCGKSTVARLLVHLEEPTAGAIRYKGEDITKLSGRALKAVRRNIQMVFQDPYTSLNPRMTVGDIIGEPYEIHPEVAPKGERRRKVQDLLDVVGLNPEYINRYPHQFSGGQRQRIGIARGLALNPEIIVADEPVSALDVSVQAQVVNLLDRLQSEFSLSYVFIAHDLSIVRHISDRVGVMYLGRFAEIGTDEEIYEHPTHPYTQALLSAVPLPDPMAREYRERIILHGDVPSPANPPSGCRFRTRCWKAQERCELEVPLLAVPAVFRLTDTPARHDSACHFAEEKRVVPPEGTLEPVRGESGPGPDVEKVHKEDRRPPSPEPPGGDEEPPPAGSSRVG; encoded by the coding sequence ATGAACGCTGATCACTCGGGGCGCGGGGAAGCGCGCGAAGAGGGCGGGGCGGCACGCCACCCGCTCGCCACATCACGGGAGACGACGGGCGCCCGGACGGGCGGCGAACCCATCCTGGAGGTACGCGACCTCGTCAAGCACTACCCGCTGACCCAGGGCATCGTGATCAAGAAGCAGATCGGGGCCGTCAAGGCGGTCGACGGGGTCTCCTTCGACCTGGCGGCGGGCGAGACCCTCGGCATCGTGGGCGAGTCCGGCTGCGGCAAGTCGACCGTCGCCCGGCTGCTGGTGCACCTGGAGGAGCCGACGGCCGGAGCGATCCGGTACAAGGGCGAGGACATCACCAAACTCTCCGGCCGCGCCCTGAAGGCGGTGCGCCGCAACATCCAGATGGTGTTCCAGGACCCGTACACCTCCCTCAACCCCCGGATGACGGTGGGCGACATCATCGGGGAGCCGTACGAGATCCACCCCGAGGTGGCCCCGAAGGGCGAGCGGCGCCGCAAGGTGCAGGACCTGCTCGACGTCGTCGGCCTCAACCCGGAGTACATCAACCGCTATCCGCACCAGTTCTCCGGCGGTCAGCGCCAGCGCATCGGCATCGCCCGCGGCCTCGCGCTCAACCCCGAGATCATCGTCGCCGACGAACCGGTCTCGGCCCTCGACGTCTCCGTCCAGGCACAGGTCGTCAACCTGCTGGACCGGCTCCAGTCGGAGTTCAGCCTGAGTTACGTCTTCATCGCCCACGACCTGTCGATCGTCCGGCACATCTCCGACCGGGTCGGCGTCATGTACCTGGGCCGGTTCGCCGAGATCGGCACGGACGAGGAGATCTACGAGCACCCCACGCACCCGTACACCCAGGCGCTGCTCTCCGCCGTGCCGCTGCCCGACCCGATGGCGCGTGAGTACCGCGAGCGGATCATCCTGCACGGTGATGTGCCCTCACCCGCCAACCCGCCCTCCGGCTGCCGCTTCCGTACCCGCTGCTGGAAGGCGCAGGAGAGGTGCGAGCTGGAGGTGCCGCTGCTGGCCGTCCCGGCGGTCTTCCGGCTGACGGACACCCCGGCCAGGCACGATTCGGCCTGTCACTTCGCGGAGGAGAAGCGCGTGGTGCCGCCGGAGGGGACGCTGGAGCCGGTACGGGGGGAGAGCGGGCCCGGTCCGGACGTGGAGAAGGTGCACAAGGAGGACCGCAGGCCGCCGTCGCCGGAGCCGCCGGGCGGGGACGAAGAGCCGCCGCCCGCCGGCAGCAGCCGGGTCGGCTGA
- a CDS encoding ABC transporter family substrate-binding protein, with amino-acid sequence MRRIALSGLAFAAAASLVLTGCSGGDTDNSGQKKSKGATSENEVLTSYNPQPASNLKQGGKLTLPIVEIPDQLNPANGNASLYTSKIAWFYQPQLSFNDPKGNVTYNEDYLTDVKQATVDGKTQVTYDINPKAKWNDGQEIDWTAFRDTWSAQNGKNKEYDVSSTDGYSSITSVKKGKDAKQAIVTFDGPFVYWKSLFYNLVNPHIAKASAFNKAYVSNPHPEWGAGPYTISKFDAKGGTVSYKPNPKWWGAAPHLDEFTFVQMESSASINAFKNGQIDGVQAANAEELNQVKGVKGTELRRGTTTSNNLLVFNSTSPQLKDPAVRKALMEGIDRSQLAKITFQGLGYTEPLPGSFTLFPFQKGYADNFGKLVKFDAATAKKDLDAAGWKVGSDGVRAKDGKKLELTFPTIGDSSTVKARATAIAQMMKDIGIKLEIKAHPSADFNKVFTERSFDIFGMGFISSDPNGMLYICQMYCSDSTLNVSRSVPKSMDKATKAVTNLPTLDEQLDAGNKAELEAMGTYGIMPIHNGPTIWAVKKGLANYGAAQFYGHYGVMGPPELIGWQK; translated from the coding sequence ATGAGAAGAATCGCTCTCAGCGGGCTGGCGTTCGCCGCCGCCGCTTCCCTCGTTCTCACCGGGTGCAGCGGTGGTGACACCGACAACTCCGGCCAGAAGAAGTCCAAGGGCGCCACCTCGGAGAACGAGGTGCTGACGTCGTACAACCCCCAGCCCGCGAGCAACCTGAAGCAGGGGGGCAAGCTGACTCTTCCCATCGTGGAGATTCCCGATCAGCTCAACCCGGCGAACGGCAACGCATCGCTGTACACGTCGAAGATCGCCTGGTTCTACCAGCCGCAGCTGTCCTTCAACGACCCCAAGGGCAACGTCACCTACAACGAGGACTACCTCACCGACGTCAAGCAGGCGACGGTGGACGGTAAGACCCAGGTCACGTACGACATCAACCCGAAGGCCAAGTGGAACGACGGCCAGGAGATCGACTGGACGGCGTTCCGGGACACCTGGAGCGCGCAGAACGGGAAGAACAAGGAGTACGACGTCAGCTCCACCGACGGCTACTCCAGCATCACCTCGGTCAAGAAGGGCAAGGACGCCAAGCAGGCGATCGTGACCTTCGACGGCCCGTTCGTGTACTGGAAGTCCCTCTTCTACAACCTCGTCAACCCGCACATCGCCAAGGCCAGCGCCTTCAACAAGGCCTACGTGAGCAACCCCCACCCGGAGTGGGGTGCCGGCCCGTACACCATCTCCAAGTTCGACGCCAAGGGCGGCACCGTCTCCTACAAGCCCAACCCCAAGTGGTGGGGCGCCGCGCCGCATCTGGACGAGTTCACCTTCGTGCAGATGGAGTCCAGCGCCAGCATCAACGCCTTCAAGAACGGCCAGATCGACGGGGTTCAGGCGGCCAACGCCGAGGAGCTCAACCAGGTGAAGGGGGTGAAGGGGACCGAGCTTCGCCGCGGCACGACCACCTCCAACAACCTCCTGGTCTTCAACAGCACCTCGCCGCAGTTGAAGGACCCGGCGGTGCGCAAGGCCCTGATGGAGGGAATCGACCGTTCCCAGCTCGCGAAGATCACGTTCCAGGGGCTTGGCTACACCGAGCCCCTGCCCGGATCCTTCACTCTCTTCCCCTTCCAGAAGGGGTACGCGGACAACTTCGGCAAGCTCGTGAAGTTCGATGCCGCCACCGCGAAGAAGGATCTGGATGCCGCAGGCTGGAAGGTCGGCTCGGACGGTGTCCGTGCCAAGGACGGCAAGAAGCTGGAACTGACCTTCCCCACCATCGGTGACAGCTCCACCGTCAAGGCCCGTGCCACCGCCATCGCCCAGATGATGAAGGACATCGGCATCAAGCTGGAGATCAAGGCGCACCCCTCCGCCGACTTCAACAAGGTGTTCACCGAGCGCTCCTTCGACATCTTCGGGATGGGCTTCATCTCGAGCGACCCGAACGGAATGCTCTACATCTGCCAGATGTACTGCTCCGACTCCACTCTCAACGTCTCGCGCTCGGTGCCGAAGAGCATGGACAAGGCGACCAAGGCCGTCACCAACCTGCCGACCCTGGACGAGCAGCTCGACGCGGGCAACAAGGCCGAGCTGGAAGCCATGGGGACCTACGGCATCATGCCGATCCACAACGGCCCCACCATCTGGGCCGTCAAGAAGGGCCTCGCCAACTACGGGGCGGCCCAGTTCTACGGCCACTACGGCGTCATGGGCCCGCCCGAGCTGATCGGCTGGCAGAAGTAG
- a CDS encoding ABC transporter ATP-binding protein, producing MIEQRAVTTEPDTRQPLLSVRDLKVAFPSEAGRVEAVRGVSFDLHRGKTLGIVGESGSGKSVTSMAVMGLLPDYAAVTGEITLGGKNLLDLDDRQMSKVRGQRIGMIFQDPLSSLTPIFSIGAQIVEALQIHQDISSAAAWKRAVELLDLVGIPNPDRRAKGFPHEFSGGMRQRAVIAMAIANDPDLIIADEPTTALDVTVQAQILDVLKTAQRETGAAVILITHDLGVVAGSADDVMVMYAGRPVERAGVDELFARPRMPYTIGLMGAIPRLDDRSREALTPVPGTPPLLVDLPDACPFAARCPAVQDACREAEPPLLAITEGDDGDEHSAACRRAAEIDDGAIGGLPIYPVPGGRENRATAVPREDRPKVLELSGVTKTFPLTKGGLLKRKVGTVFAVNGIDLDIREGETLGLVGESGCGKTTTLLEIMGLKPPEQGSISVCGHDTADLKRKQDISSVRRNMQMVFQDPMGALDPRMTVFDILAEPVRAIGERDRKVLDTQVAELMELVGLDPEHRDRFPAAFSGGQRQRIGIARALATKPQLLVLDEPVSALDVSVQAGVINLLNDLKAELGLSYLFVAHDLSVVCHISDRVAVMYLGQIVEIGDTDSVFDNPRHPYTKALLSAIPLPDPVAERTRERALLKGDLPSPTDDQPGCRFVTRCPLHLTLSNPQKEQCRGVTPQLTGRGDRDHRDACHFADTTTSVDN from the coding sequence ATGATCGAGCAACGCGCTGTCACAACCGAGCCCGACACCCGGCAGCCCCTGCTGTCCGTGCGTGACCTGAAGGTGGCCTTCCCGTCGGAAGCAGGCCGGGTGGAAGCCGTCCGCGGCGTCTCCTTCGACCTGCACCGCGGCAAGACCCTGGGCATCGTGGGCGAATCGGGATCGGGCAAGTCCGTCACGTCCATGGCAGTCATGGGGCTGCTGCCCGACTACGCCGCGGTCACCGGCGAGATCACGCTCGGCGGGAAGAACCTCCTCGACCTCGACGACCGGCAGATGTCGAAGGTGCGCGGTCAGCGCATCGGCATGATCTTCCAGGATCCGCTCTCGTCGCTCACTCCGATCTTCAGCATCGGAGCCCAGATCGTCGAGGCCCTCCAGATCCACCAGGACATCTCGTCCGCGGCCGCCTGGAAACGGGCCGTCGAACTGCTGGACCTGGTCGGCATCCCCAACCCCGACCGCCGCGCCAAGGGGTTCCCGCACGAGTTCTCGGGCGGTATGCGCCAGCGGGCCGTCATCGCCATGGCGATCGCGAACGACCCCGACCTGATCATCGCCGACGAGCCGACGACCGCTCTCGACGTCACCGTGCAGGCGCAGATCCTCGATGTCCTCAAGACGGCCCAGCGCGAGACCGGGGCCGCGGTCATCCTGATCACCCACGACCTCGGGGTGGTGGCCGGATCGGCCGACGACGTCATGGTGATGTACGCCGGTCGCCCGGTCGAGCGTGCCGGGGTGGACGAGCTCTTCGCGCGACCGCGCATGCCTTACACCATCGGCCTGATGGGTGCGATACCCCGCCTGGACGACCGCTCCAGGGAGGCCCTGACCCCGGTCCCGGGGACTCCGCCGCTCCTGGTGGACCTTCCTGACGCCTGCCCCTTCGCGGCGCGTTGCCCCGCGGTGCAGGACGCCTGCAGGGAAGCAGAACCGCCCCTGCTGGCGATCACCGAGGGCGACGACGGCGACGAGCACTCGGCCGCCTGCCGGCGTGCCGCGGAGATCGACGACGGCGCCATCGGCGGCCTGCCGATCTACCCCGTCCCGGGCGGCAGGGAGAACCGGGCCACGGCCGTCCCCCGCGAGGACCGGCCGAAGGTCCTGGAACTCTCCGGTGTCACCAAGACCTTCCCGCTCACCAAGGGCGGCCTGCTCAAGCGCAAGGTGGGCACCGTCTTCGCCGTCAACGGCATCGACCTGGACATCCGCGAGGGAGAGACGCTCGGGCTCGTCGGCGAGTCGGGCTGCGGCAAGACCACCACACTGCTGGAGATCATGGGGCTGAAGCCGCCCGAGCAGGGCAGCATCTCCGTCTGCGGCCATGACACGGCGGACCTGAAGCGGAAGCAGGACATCAGCTCCGTCCGCCGCAACATGCAGATGGTGTTCCAGGACCCCATGGGCGCGCTGGACCCCCGCATGACGGTCTTCGACATCCTCGCGGAACCCGTCCGCGCGATCGGTGAACGCGACAGGAAGGTGCTCGACACCCAGGTCGCGGAGCTCATGGAGTTGGTCGGACTCGACCCCGAGCACCGCGACCGCTTCCCCGCGGCCTTCTCCGGCGGGCAGCGGCAGCGCATCGGCATCGCCCGGGCGCTCGCCACGAAGCCGCAGCTGCTGGTTCTCGACGAGCCGGTCTCGGCTCTCGACGTCTCGGTGCAGGCCGGCGTCATCAACCTGCTCAACGACCTCAAGGCCGAACTGGGCCTGTCCTACCTCTTCGTCGCCCACGACCTGTCGGTGGTGTGCCACATCTCCGACCGCGTGGCGGTGATGTACCTGGGGCAGATCGTCGAGATCGGCGACACCGACTCCGTCTTCGACAACCCCAGACACCCCTACACCAAGGCGCTCCTCTCCGCGATCCCCCTGCCCGATCCGGTCGCGGAACGCACCCGGGAACGAGCCCTGCTCAAGGGCGACCTTCCCAGTCCGACCGACGACCAGCCGGGTTGCCGGTTCGTCACCAGATGTCCGCTCCACTTGACGCTGTCGAATCCGCAGAAGGAGCAGTGTCGCGGGGTCACTCCGCAGCTCACGGGGAGAGGAGACCGGGACCACCGCGACGCATGCCACTTCGCGGACACGACCACGTCTGTCGACAACTAA
- a CDS encoding ABC transporter permease — translation MAINMPGAGPATEEVRPNGAEAQEPGKTGSDGKRLSPFKLYMRRFARNKAALGGLVLFALLVLFSLFGRYLTHWDHMEADFTALSVAPGVGGHLLGTNGAGNDVYAQLVHGLGRSLIIAVTVSLLTTAIAGLFGTTAAYYGGKAERAMLGLVHFLLILPSFLIIALVGTHYRGDWQVLVVVLTLFGWMLTARVIWSLATSLREREYVMAARFMGVSPIRTIVRHLLPNIGSLLIVTFTLGVASTVQAETALSFIGFGVKQPDVSLGSMLADGQNTLSTAPWLFYLPAALVVLLTVAMALIGDGLRDALDPTSQSGGRA, via the coding sequence GTGGCCATCAACATGCCCGGTGCCGGACCCGCCACCGAAGAGGTGCGCCCCAACGGGGCCGAAGCCCAGGAACCGGGGAAGACCGGCTCCGATGGCAAGCGCCTCTCCCCGTTCAAGCTCTACATGCGGCGCTTCGCGCGCAACAAGGCGGCGCTCGGCGGCCTGGTCCTCTTCGCCCTCCTCGTGCTCTTCTCGCTGTTCGGCCGGTACCTGACCCACTGGGACCACATGGAGGCGGACTTCACCGCGCTCTCTGTCGCCCCCGGGGTCGGCGGCCACCTGCTGGGCACCAACGGCGCGGGCAACGACGTCTACGCCCAACTCGTGCACGGCCTCGGCAGATCGCTGATCATCGCCGTGACGGTGTCGCTGCTGACCACCGCCATAGCCGGACTGTTCGGCACCACCGCCGCCTACTACGGCGGCAAGGCCGAGCGGGCGATGCTCGGTCTCGTGCACTTCCTGCTCATCCTGCCGTCGTTCCTCATCATCGCCCTGGTCGGTACGCACTACCGCGGCGACTGGCAGGTCCTGGTCGTGGTCCTCACGCTGTTCGGCTGGATGCTCACGGCCCGGGTGATCTGGTCCCTGGCCACCTCGCTGCGGGAGCGCGAGTACGTGATGGCGGCCCGCTTCATGGGCGTCAGTCCGATCCGCACCATCGTCCGCCACCTGCTGCCGAACATCGGGTCCCTGCTCATCGTGACGTTCACCCTCGGTGTCGCCTCGACCGTGCAGGCCGAAACGGCGCTCTCCTTCATCGGTTTCGGCGTCAAGCAGCCCGACGTATCGCTGGGTTCCATGCTCGCCGACGGGCAGAACACCCTGTCCACCGCGCCCTGGCTGTTCTACCTGCCGGCGGCCCTGGTGGTGCTGCTCACCGTGGCGATGGCGCTCATCGGTGACGGTCTGCGGGACGCCCTCGACCCCACCTCGCAGTCAGGAGGCCGCGCATGA